GGCTCATGTAACAGTTAAATGATTTCACTCTGAATAATCAGTGGTAACAAATTACCATAATGTAACAGTAATCTGTAAACTCATGTCAATTCCATGTAGTTTAAAACGACCAAGTTGAATTTGTCAgtgtcatatacagtggggagaacaagtattggatacactgcMgattttgcaggttttcttacttacaaagcatgtagaggtctgtaatttatcataggtacacttcaactgagacggaatctaaaacaaaaatccagaaaagcacattgtatgatttttaagtaattaatttgcattttattgcatgacataagtatttgatacatcagtaaagcagaacttaatatttggtacagaaacctttgtttgcaatacagagatcatacgtttcctgtagttcttgaccaggtttgcacacactgcagcagggattttggcccactcctccatacagaccttctccagatccttcaggtttcggggctgtcgctgggcaatacggactttcagctccctccaaagattttctattgggttcaggtctggagactggctaggccactccaggaccttgagatgcttcttacggagtcactccttagttgccctggctgtgtgtttcgggtcgttgtcatgctggaagacccagccacgacccatcttcaatgctcttactgagggaaggaggttgttggccaagatctcgcgatacatggccccatccatcctcccctcaatacggtgcagtcgtcctgtcccctttgcagaaaagcatccccaaagaatgatgtttccacctccatgcttcacgactgggatagtgttcttgggggttgtactcatcctacttcttcctccaaacacggcgagtggagtttagaccaaaaagctctatttttgtctcatcagaccacatgaccttctcccattcctcctctggatcatccagatgatcattggcaaacttcagacgggcctggacatgcgctggcttgagcagggggaccttgcgtgcgctgcatgattttaatccatgacggcgtagtgtgttactaatggttttctttgagactgtggtcccagctctcttcaggtcattgaccaggtcctgccgtgtagttctgggctgatccctcacMttcctcatgatcattgatgccccacgaggtgagatcttgcatggagccccagaccgagggtgattgaccgtcatcttgaacttcttccattttctaataattgtgccaacagttgttgccttctcaccaagctgcttgcctattgtcctgtagcccatcccagccttgtacaggtctaaaatttatccctgatgtccttacacagctctctggtcttggccattgtggagaggttggagtctgtttgattgagtgtgtggacaggtgtcttttatacaggtaacgagttcaaacaggtgcagttaatacaggtaatgagtggagaacaggagggcttcttaaagaaaaacgaacaggtctgtgagagctggaattctttctggttggtaggtgatcaaatacttatgtcatgcaataaaatgcaaattaattacttaaaaatcatacaatgtgcttttctggatttttgtttcagattccgtctctcacagttgaagtgtactatgataaaaattacagacctctacatgctttgtaagtaggaMACCCTGCRaaatcggcagtgtatcaaatacttcttctccccactgtaaaagATATGAAGATATTCCACAGAAAGCTTATTTTTAATCACAAACCCACAAAGACTGAGCTTTTGGGTTGGGAGAGAGTATGGAGTGCAAAGTAACAGTCTCTGTTCAGAGTAGTCTCTGTGCAGAGGCTGGGATGGGCACCCTGGTCCCAAACAGAATGGGCAGTTGGGGCTCTGCACGCTTCAGGTTCTTGGTCTTCAGTCCAAAGTAGAGTCTGTGAGCACTGCTGGTCCGGGGATCCTGTCTGAGGTGTCTGTCCAGGGGGTAGGTGGCGCGGGGTAGAGGACCTGACAGTGTGCTGAGGGGCATGTCACATCTCTTGAGGATGGGGATGCTGAAAGCAGACAACAGGTGGTGGCTCTGCTGGCTCTCCACACCACCTCCGCTCTCCCAGGCAGGCGTGACACCGTCTGACCCAGCCGCTGCGGTCTCCCTGTCTGAGGCACTGCGCCCCGGGCCAGCCTCCTCCCTCTGGAGCTGGCTGCTGACCCTAGGGTGTCTGGGCTGGGAGGCCTTCACGGGTGGTAGGACGGCGAAGCTGTTGATGATCAACGTCATGGGACACTCTGAGGCTGAGTGGTGGTGACCCTGGGAGGGGGCAGAGCCCAGCAGTGAGTCACTGATCTCACACACCTCAGCTTTGTCCTCCACCATCTTGTCTCGGAGTGTCA
This is a stretch of genomic DNA from Salvelinus sp. IW2-2015 unplaced genomic scaffold, ASM291031v2 Un_scaffold1057, whole genome shotgun sequence. It encodes these proteins:
- the LOC112069606 gene encoding uncharacterized protein C16orf46 homolog, encoding MDKFKEWDQAPVEVAEDRSVAVEYTGWDQSCQLPNRGHVDALLDISDETSSKEQEPFEFLCLSGWEEAIRGWGRTTPLGCLVQTQRRGKRVKTGDTDHHCHLCVDLVKLSDPLDSESSVTHSPESIWDSSLDSWEKPPPTTLGDFLNRPYSQTSTISSEESPPESFRDLQKATQQLTLRDKMVEDKAEVCEISDSLLGSAPSQGHHHSASECPMTLIINSFAVLPPVKASQPRHPRVSSQLQREEAGPGRSASDRETAAAGSDGVTPAWESGGGVESQQSHHLLSAFSIPILKRCDMPLSTLSGPLPRATYPLDRHLRQDPRTSSAHRLYFGLKTKNLKRAEPQLPILFGTRVPIPASAQRLL